DNA sequence from the Bacteroidota bacterium genome:
CCATCGCACGCTGAATCAGGTGCGGCAACAGGTTCTGGTCCCGAGAAATATTGATCAGAAAGTCCAGGTAATCATCGTCGGTGAGGACAAGCGACTCGGGCACTTCGTCGAGGCCGTGCAGGTGAAAGACCAGCGGATTGCTGGCGTCGGGTTCGAAGCCGGCATCGTCGAAAATCGATGGGTTATGTTTAATGGTTTCATTCCATCGGCAGTATTCGCGGTTCGGCTTCTTGCCGGCATCTGCGAGGGCCTGCGCCATGAAGTTGTCGTAATTTGTAGTCAGGTATACAGGAAGCGGCAAGCCGGCGAGGATGCTGTGCGGTTCGTCGTCGTCCTGGAAGTTTGGTTTTTTTCCATCACTGAAGAAGTCTTTAATCAATTCCTCCTTCGGGTACATCGAATCGTATTGTACAGAAAGGTACTGGGCGACGCGTGGGAGATCATATACGTCCTCCATCGGGTAGTCGTATTCTTTCGCCCAGGCTTTTGCTATATCGCTACCCAGGGGTAAGATACCATAACATGCGCCGGCGCCGAGGAAGGGCGTACATTTTCCGTCCCTGATCCTGCGCAGCAACAATTCCCACTCTCGATCTTCCAGTATCTGGTTACTTTGGTCCGTAATGTTTGGCATCTATGGTTTATAATTCGGGGAGCAGGTGAGGCATAAGAAGGAATGTGTGCATCTAACAGCTAACTTATCTGGATGCTGCGGCTACACAAGGTGGTCCATATCGTTATGCGAAACCGTACTTGATTAAGCGTCAGTATACGCAAAAAAAGGCATTATTTTATCATCCGGGAAGGTGTGCAGAGGGCATTAATCTGCTTGTCCATCGTTCTCAAGCCAGGCTTGAATTTCCAGTGCGCGGCGGTCTGTTGTCTTTTCATTGGCTTCAAACGAAGCGAGGGCCTTCTTTAGCAAGGTTGTTGATTTTTCTGGTGCGCCCTGGATTTGCGCGAGGCGGCCTAGCGCACCCTGAACTTCTGCAATGAGCAGGTCATCTTCACCCAAAAAATTCATCCTCAAGTCGAGGGCTTCCTGAAGCATCTGTTCTGCTTCCGTTGTTTGTCTTGTTTCAGTGAGCACGCGGCCCAGCCCGGTAAGGGCAAATGCCATGACAATAGGTGGTTTTTCCTGTTGCCGCCAGAAGGCGAGTGCTTCGCGGTACACCGCAGCTGCTTCTGTGTATCGCTGCTGTAGTTGGTACACGCTGGCGAGGTTGCTTTTTGAGACAGCTACTTGCTGGTGATTGTCACCAAACAATTCGGTACGGATGGCGAGGGCTTTTAGCTGGAGTGCTTCGGCTTCGTCTAGCCGGCCTTTTTCGCGCATTACTGCCCCCAGGCTACTCGTGGTAGACGCCACGTATCGGTGTTTTTCGCCCAGCAGCCGGGTATTGGTTTCAAGGATCTGTTTATAGAGTGGTTCAGCTGCATCGATCTCCCCTTTGCGGAAGAGCAGTGTAGCCAGGTTGTTCATGCTTTGCATGGTTTCTGGATGCGATTCTCCATACAAACCGCGTCGGATAGCGAGGGATTCGCGCACTTTGGGTTCGCCGGTTGCATAATCACCGATGGTCCACAACAAGCCACCATAATTGTTGAGTGTGGCGGCAAGGTCGGGATGGTCGGCGCCGAGATACATACGCTGGATGTCTTCAGCGCGATTATAAGCTGCAATGGCGTCGTCGTAGCGCCCAAGATTATAATAAGCCCAGCCGAGGCTGTTGATGCTCCAACCCAACTCGGGGTCGTCTTTCTCGAGTAGTTTTTCATTCATTGCAACAGCCTGCTCGTAGAGTGGGACTGCTGTTTGATAGTTGCCCATCGAGCGCTGGGTGCTGGCCATGTTCAATATCGTTGCTGCTATTTCGGGGTGCTCATCGCCATACAGTTTTTTCTGAATAGCAAGGGTAAGCTGCTCGAGCGAATCGGCTGTAGGAAAATCGCTCAGCGAATGTCGAATACCTGCCAGGTCTTTCAACAATAGTGCTTCATCCGCTGAGCCGGCACCCTGCGTACCACGAGTGAAGGTAAGGGCCTCTGTATAGCTCTTCTCTGCGCGTGGGTATAAGCCGAGGCTGTTGTAGGCGTCGCCAATTACCTTCAGGAGGGATGCCTGTACCGCCGGCTGGTCAGCTAATTCCTCTGCAATGCGTGTGGCGCCGGCATCGAGCATGTGCCGCGCGTTCATTGTGTCGCCTTTTGCCACAAGCGGATTGGACGCTTCAAAAAGGCTTTTGAGAAATTCTGCCGTCTGTGCAGCATTGGATGCTTCCATTTCTGCAACAGTGCGTGCTTCACCGAGGCGAATGGTGTAAACGGTAGCAATGGTTCCCATGACAAGTAACGCGAGCAACGTTGCCCATACGCCGGCTTTATGTCGGCCATAAAACTTGCTTACGCGATAGGAAACGGCGTCTGGTCTTGCGGTGACAGGCAACCCGTTGAGATGCCGAACAATATCTTGCCTGAGTTCTTCTGCTGCGCCAAAGCGTCGTGCAGGCTCTTTCTGTAAAGCTTTCAGGCAAATGGTATCGAGGTCGCCGCGCAGGCTCTTTTGTGCTTTTTCCGGCGTGATCGCGTGGGTTTCTTCAAAACGTTCGTTGTTGCGCACCGACACGCTTGGTTTTGCTGGCTCCTGGGTGGTAATAATGGCCTCCACTTCAGCGGGGGAGTGGCTGGTCAGTTTCAGGGGGCGCAGGCCAGTTAGCAATTCGTACAGGATTACGCCAAGGGCATAAACGTCGGTTTGTGTTGTTATGGGCTGATTGGTCACTTGCTCCGGCGCAGCATATTCCGGTGTCAGGACCCGTTGGCCTACCTGGGTAAGGACTGTTGGTGCCGGCGTATCTGTATCATCTGCAGTAAGCATACGCGCAATCCCGAAGTCAAGGAGTTTTACCCGGCCATCGCGACTGATTAGAATATTGCCGGGTTTGAGGTCCCGGTGGACAATCAGGTTGTTGTGTGCGTATTGCACGGTCTGGCATACCTGCTGGAAGAGCGCAAGCCGCTCTGGAAGACTGAGTTTTTTTGCGTTGCAATAGGGGATAAGTGGAATGCCTTCCACGTACTCCATGGCAAAATAGGGTTGTCCTTCTTCCGTCATGCCGCCATCCAACAAACGTGCGATGTTGGGGTGATCGAGGCGCGCAAGAATCTGTCTTTCTGCCAAAAAACGGCGAACGATTTGTTCGGAGTCCATGCCACGCTTGATGAGCTTTAAGGCAACCTGTTGCTCAAACTGCCCATCTGCGCGTTCAGCAAGGTACACGATGCCCATGCCGCCCTGGCCCAGTTTCTTGATCAGCCGGTACGGACCAAAAAGCTGGCTTTCAAGCCTGGCCTCGCTCATCATCTGATCAGAAACGGTAACCGCATCGAGTGCCTGCCCGTCGATGAGGCTGTTGATTTGTTGGTCGGAGGCCAGCAAAGAGGCTACTTCGTTATACAGGGCAACGTCGTCTTTACAGGCTGCTTTAAGGAAAGTGATGCGTTTGGGTGGGTCCTGTTCAAGCGCTGAATCAAACAGGGCCTGGATTTGTGACCATCGTTCCGGGTTCATGGGCTATGGCACGCTAGCTGGTTAAAGGGCACTTTTGGGAAAGGCACCTGTTATATGAGAACGGGAGGGTTTATGTATGG
Encoded proteins:
- a CDS encoding SIR2 family protein; translation: MPNITDQSNQILEDREWELLLRRIRDGKCTPFLGAGACYGILPLGSDIAKAWAKEYDYPMEDVYDLPRVAQYLSVQYDSMYPKEELIKDFFSDGKKPNFQDDDEPHSILAGLPLPVYLTTNYDNFMAQALADAGKKPNREYCRWNETIKHNPSIFDDAGFEPDASNPLVFHLHGLDEVPESLVLTDDDYLDFLINISRDQNLLPHLIQRAMAGSSLLFIGYSLEDWTFRVLFRGLVNATESALRRISVAVQLPPDAPESTQRLIQKYRNMYFDKIDIRIHWGTARDFVEELRVRWQAFSDKG
- a CDS encoding serine/threonine-protein kinase produces the protein MNPERWSQIQALFDSALEQDPPKRITFLKAACKDDVALYNEVASLLASDQQINSLIDGQALDAVTVSDQMMSEARLESQLFGPYRLIKKLGQGGMGIVYLAERADGQFEQQVALKLIKRGMDSEQIVRRFLAERQILARLDHPNIARLLDGGMTEEGQPYFAMEYVEGIPLIPYCNAKKLSLPERLALFQQVCQTVQYAHNNLIVHRDLKPGNILISRDGRVKLLDFGIARMLTADDTDTPAPTVLTQVGQRVLTPEYAAPEQVTNQPITTQTDVYALGVILYELLTGLRPLKLTSHSPAEVEAIITTQEPAKPSVSVRNNERFEETHAITPEKAQKSLRGDLDTICLKALQKEPARRFGAAEELRQDIVRHLNGLPVTARPDAVSYRVSKFYGRHKAGVWATLLALLVMGTIATVYTIRLGEARTVAEMEASNAAQTAEFLKSLFEASNPLVAKGDTMNARHMLDAGATRIAEELADQPAVQASLLKVIGDAYNSLGLYPRAEKSYTEALTFTRGTQGAGSADEALLLKDLAGIRHSLSDFPTADSLEQLTLAIQKKLYGDEHPEIAATILNMASTQRSMGNYQTAVPLYEQAVAMNEKLLEKDDPELGWSINSLGWAYYNLGRYDDAIAAYNRAEDIQRMYLGADHPDLAATLNNYGGLLWTIGDYATGEPKVRESLAIRRGLYGESHPETMQSMNNLATLLFRKGEIDAAEPLYKQILETNTRLLGEKHRYVASTTSSLGAVMREKGRLDEAEALQLKALAIRTELFGDNHQQVAVSKSNLASVYQLQQRYTEAAAVYREALAFWRQQEKPPIVMAFALTGLGRVLTETRQTTEAEQMLQEALDLRMNFLGEDDLLIAEVQGALGRLAQIQGAPEKSTTLLKKALASFEANEKTTDRRALEIQAWLENDGQAD